In Euphorbia lathyris chromosome 10, ddEupLath1.1, whole genome shotgun sequence, a single genomic region encodes these proteins:
- the LOC136209813 gene encoding probable 3-deoxy-D-manno-octulosonic acid transferase, mitochondrial has product MAAAGKRGMLLYKIYRAMSYSLTPLIHLHIRWRRLKGLEHPTRWPERLGQPSIPRPSGPLLWFHAVSLGEGMATIPVIRRCVQCRPDLNILMTTTTLSAFEVIKNQLPSGVLYQFSPLDTPAAIDAFLDYWKPNAIMIMENELWPNLIMSSWRKGIPLALLNARISTKSFRSWSQPVLLPLISLMLSKFSLIIPLSNLQAIRFQILQASPSIINFAGDLKYAVEYDASTEEVESIEDLKGQLAHRQVWVAASLHRGEEKVMLEVHKELIQSYPELVTIIVPRYPQHGQEIAQELQKEGEYVALRSQHQRIAPGTHIYVVDTIGELRHLYKLCPIAVIGGSFLPGLAGHNISEASAAGCAVLTGHYVGHFSQMIKKMQQLNPLSVIQVSGALELEEAIVKLFGDAKVLEAHRMAAKQVSCALSSGIVANVWNLLNVRVFGTIFARKK; this is encoded by the exons ATGGCAGCTGCTGGAAAAAGAGGAATGCTACTCTACAAAATCTACAGGGCGATGAGCTATAGTCTAACGCCGTTAATCCACCTTCACATACGATGGCGCCGCCTTAAAGGTCTTGAGCACCCGACCCGTTGGCCTGAACGGTTGGGTCAGCCATCTATCCCTCGGCCCTCTGGTCCTCTTCTATGGTTCCACGCTGTCTCTTTAG GTGAAGGAATGGCGACAATTCCTGTAATTCGACGGTGTGTTCAATGCCGGCCTGATTTAAACATCTTGATGACAACTACGACCTTGTCTGCATT TGAAGTTATAAAGAATCAGCTTCCAAGTGGTGTCTTATATCAG TTTTCCCCTCTCGATACTCCTGCTGCTATCGATGCTTTCCTGGACTATTGGAAGCCGAACGCTATCATGATAATGGAGAATGAACTATGGCCAAATCTCATAATGAGTTCATGGAGAAAGGGT ATTCCACTTGCACTGTTAAATGCTCGAATCTCTACGAAATCCTTTAGATCATGGTCACAACCGGTGCTTCTTCCCCTAATTTCACTCATGCTTTCTAAATTTTCCTTGATCATCCCACTG AGCAATTTGCAGGCAATTCGCTTCCAGATTCTTCAGGCCTCGCCTTCTATCATTAATTTTGCCGGCGATCTGAAATATG CTGTCGAATATGATGCTTCTACGGAGGAGGTAGAAAGCATAGAAGATTTGAAGGGACAACTTGCACACAGGCAAGTTTGGGTGGCAGCTTCCCTGCATAGGGGTGAAGAAAAAG TTATGCTGGAAGTGCACAAGGAGCTCATACAATCATaccctgaacttgtcactaTAATTGTACCTCGCTATCCACAACATGGACAAGAGATTGCTCAA GAATTGCAGAAAGAAGGGGAATATGTAGCATTGAGGTCTCAACATCAACGCATAGCACCAGGAACACACATATATGTGGTAGATACGATAG GTGAACTGAGACATTTGTACAAACTATGTCCAATAGCTGTAATTGGAGGTTCTTTCTTGCCTGGTTTAGCTGGTCACAACATATCAGAAGCTTCTGCAGCTGGCTGTGCAGTTTTGACTG GACATTATGTTGGCCATTTCTCACAAATGATAAAGAAAATGCAACAATTAAATCCTTTGTCAGTGATTCAG GTCTCTGGCGCCTTAGAGCTTGAAGAAGCTATCGTGAAGCTCTTTGGCGATGCCAAAGTTCTAGAAGCACATCGCATGGCTGCAAAGCAAGTATCTTGTGCTCTGTCTAGTGGTATCGTTGCTAATGTGTGGAACCTGCTAAATGTTCGTGTTTTCGGGACCATCTTTGCGAGGAAGAAATGA